From Rhinoraja longicauda isolate Sanriku21f chromosome 30, sRhiLon1.1, whole genome shotgun sequence, a single genomic window includes:
- the rer1 gene encoding protein RER1 yields the protein MSEGDSSGDAIHGKPSAVGRFFTQIGQVYQSLLDRSTPYGIVRWIVTFVFGAIYMIRVYILQGWYIVTYALGIYHLNLFIAFLSPKVDPSLMEDSDDGPALPTKQNEEFRPFIRRLPEFKFWHSASKGIIVAMVCTFFDAFNVPVFWPILVMYFIMLFCITMKRQIKHMVKYRYLPFTHGKRTYKGKEESTKAFAS from the exons ATGTCAGAAGGGGACAGCAGTGGGGATGCCATTCATGGGAAGCCATCAGCTGTCGGCCGTTTCTTCACACAGATCGGACAG GTCTACCAGTCCCTTTTAGACAGGTCTACACCATATGGCATTGTACGATGGATTGTAACGTTTGTCTTTGGTGCAATCTACATGATTAGAGTTTATATCTTGCAG GGATGGTACATTGTGACATATGCTTTGGGGATTTACCATCTGAATCTCTTCATTGCTTTCCTGTCTCCAAAAGTTGACCCTTCGCTAATGGAAGATTCAG aTGATGGACCTGCACTACCGACGAAGCAGAATGAAGAGTTTAGACCATTTATAAGAAGGCTACCAGAATTCAAGTTCTG GCACTCTGCTTCAAAAGGAATAATAGTAGCCATGGTTTGCACCTTCTTTGATGCCTTCAATGTGCCCGTTTTCTGGCCGATTCTGGTCATGTACTTCATTATGCTCTTCTGCATCACCATGAAGAGGCAAATTAAG CACATGGTCAAGTACAGATATCTACCATTCACACATGGGAAAAGGACGTACAAGGGCAAGGAGGAATCTACGAAAGCATTTGCCAGTTAG